One region of Baekduia soli genomic DNA includes:
- the crcB gene encoding fluoride efflux transporter CrcB: MARLDARELAAVFAGGAVGAVARGELAEALGHGGGWPWATFLVNVAGAFVLGYATTRLQERLPLSSYRRPLVGTGFCGGLTTFSTMQLELLRMLDDGRLGLAGATRRRPRGGVRRRPGATNLVRRVGWAR; the protein is encoded by the coding sequence ATGGCGCGCCTCGACGCACGCGAGCTGGCGGCGGTGTTCGCCGGGGGCGCGGTGGGGGCCGTGGCCCGCGGCGAGCTCGCCGAGGCCCTGGGCCACGGCGGCGGCTGGCCGTGGGCCACGTTCCTGGTCAACGTCGCCGGCGCGTTCGTCCTCGGCTACGCGACGACGCGCCTGCAGGAGCGCCTTCCCCTGTCGAGCTACCGGCGCCCGCTCGTGGGCACCGGCTTCTGCGGCGGGCTGACGACGTTCTCGACGATGCAGCTCGAGCTGCTGCGGATGCTCGACGACGGCCGGCTCGGGCTCGCCGGGGCTACGCGGCGCCGGCCTCGTGGCGGGGTTCGCCGCCGTCCTGGTGCCACGAACCTCGTGCGCCGGGTGGGGTGGGCACGGTGA